Proteins found in one Channa argus isolate prfri chromosome 7, Channa argus male v1.0, whole genome shotgun sequence genomic segment:
- the hpn gene encoding serine protease hepsin isoform X1, translating into MYAEKVVTEGKMGSRGISLTCVLTPCRVIGVCVTLMTLGAIGAAVWAVVTYCTMEEDTGLYDVQVNSADQHLRVFDSTQRRWRQVCSSSANELLATISCEEVGFISVLNYSVTSVPEASGDGGEFFCVRPEDLSYGKKIKDSLFPCDCESREVLTLLCQDCGRRSFAADRIVGGVDARQGSWPWQVSLQYDGVHQCGGSIISNRWIVSAAHCFPERYRYVNRWRVLLGSIYNKPVNANVVEVKTIVYHSSYLPFVDANIDDNSRDIAVLALTQPLTFNEYIQPICLPAYGQRLIDGQMGTVTGWGNVGYYGHLADVLQEANVPIISDSVCNAPDYYDNQITTSMFCAGYEKGGTDACQGDSGGPFVAEDCLSKTSRYRLLGVVSWGTGCAMAKKPGVYTKVSRFLPWISTAMRNYLNSPGVHKLART; encoded by the exons ATGTATGCCGAAAAAGTTGTAACCGAGGGAAAGATGG ggaGCAGGGGAATCTCTCTGACCTGTGTGTTGACCCCCTGCCGGGTGATTGGTGTGTGCGTGACGTTGATGACCTTGGGAGCCATTGGAGCAGCCGTCTGGGCCGTAG TTACATACTGCACAATGGAAGAAGACACGGGTCTGTATGATG TTCAGGTCAATTCTGCTGACCAACATCTCAGAGTCTTTGACTCCACCCAAAGAAGGTGGCGTCAGGTGTGTTCCTCTTCAGCGAATGAACTGCTTGCAACCATCAGCTGCGAAGAAGTGGGCTTCATCAG TGTGCTGAATTACTCAGTCACATCAGTGCCAGAAGCCAGTGGAGATGGCGGAGAGTTCTTCTGTGTCAGACCAGAAGATCTCAGCTATGGCAAGAAAATCAAAGACTCATTGTTCCCATG CGACTGCGAGAGCAGGGAAGTTCTCACACTGTTGTGCCAAG ACTGTGGCAGGCGTAGTTTTGCAGCAGACCGTATAGTTGGGGGTGTGGATGCCAGGCAGGGCAGCTGGCCTTGGCAGGTCAGCTTGCAGTATGATGGAGTTCATCAGTGTGGAGGGTCCATCATCTCAAACCGCTGGATTGTCTCTGCAGCTCACTGCTTCCCTGA ACGATACCGCTATGTTAATCGCTGGCGTGTGCTGCTGGGCTCCATTTATAATAAACCAGTCAACGCCAATGTGGTGGAGGTCAAGACCATTGTTTATCACAGCAGCTACCTGCCATTTGTGGATGCTAACATTGATGACAACAGCAGGGACATTGCTGTCTTGGCCCTCACCCAGCCACTCACTTTCAATG AATACATACAGCCTATTTGCCTGCCAGCATATGGTCAAAGACTGATAGACGGACAGATGGGAACAGTAACAGGCTGGGGAAATGTAGGATACTATG GTCATCTGGCAGATGTTCTCCAGGAAGCCAATGTCCCAATCATCAGTGACTCTGTCTGTAACGCTCCCGATTACTACGATAATCAGATCACCACCAGCATGTTCTGTGCTGGCTATGAGAAGGGAGGAACTGATGCCTGTCAG GGAGACAGTGGTGGCCCTTTCGTGGCAGAGGACTGTCTATCTAAGACCAGTCGGTATCGTCTACTGGGGGTGGTGAGCTGGGGAACAGGCTGTGCTATGGCCAAGAAACCTGGTGTCTACACCAAAGTGTCCCGTTTTTTACCCTGGATATCTACTGCTATGAGG AACTATCTCAACTCTCCGGGGGTTCACAAATTAGCTCGGACATGA
- the LOC137130948 gene encoding uncharacterized protein, which yields MEKRGKAEMWKLKLCHCCLLLLALLQTTTPSSAQNTSTTISPVSTIMNSSPNPAPVAYITSPADVTLAEGQSAVFRCGVSTVSPNLTFTYYGKQDTYNLTCPYSYVEPVPQTLYGSCEMKAGESLAVWTLSAASFFDNGTRVVCHQLNNPNAPAAMLYVYKKGTNYTTLIVCTIGGFTVTVLVFGLLYCVLQRSERFQKCFGGEETEDDLSTIVTKD from the exons ATGGAGAAGAGAGGGAAAGCAGAGATGTGGAAGTTGAAGCTTTGTCATTGCTGCTTGCTGCTTCTGGCCCTGCTCCAAACCACTACACCCTCATCAG CTCAAAACACCTCCACTACCATCTCCCCTGTCAGTACCATCATGAATTCGTCACCAAACCCTGCTCCTGTCGCTTACATTACAAGTCCTGCTGATGTCACATTAGCTGAGGGGCAATCGGCTGTGTTTCGCTGTGGAGTATCCACCGTCTCTCCAAACCTAACGTTCACCTACTACGGCAAACAAGACACCTACAACCTTACCTGCCCTTATAGTTATGTGGAACCTGTACCCCAG ACTCTCTATGGAAGTTGCGAAATGAAGGCTGGAGAGTCACTGGCTGTGTGGACCCTCAGTGCAGCCTCTTTTTTCGACAATGGCACAAGAGTTGTGTGTCATCAGTTAAATAATCCTAATGCACCTGCTGCCATGCTTTATGTTTACA AAAAAGGCACTAACTACACCACTCTCATTGTATGTACCATTGGCGGCTTCACTGTAACTGTGTTGGTGTTTGGTTTATTATACTGCGTCCTGCAGAGATCTGAAAGATTCCAGAAGTGCTTTG gGGGGGAAGAAACAGAAGACGATTTGAGTACAATAGTAACAAAAGACTAA
- the LOC137130448 gene encoding carcinoembryonic antigen-related cell adhesion molecule 8 produces MDKDMSQSCWLLLTLSLSLKGIIAGDWSVHLPDSPICAVIGSSVVLPCSYDYPQSANNTSGEGQLSAQTGGVEGQEYKVLSEMWCLEESRCITPRYVFHSAAIFPEPSYQNRVQYLGQPGTKNCSLRISDLRRSDSGTYVFYLITNHPTEKMPEQRGIQLLVADSPTAVTSSAHAMSDITEGATLRLACCSPAATSTTLFRWYKSTSTSPSHTGLVWYVSQVTSNDSGAYYCQIRTGEKIQNSRILAIDVQYAPRNTVVSVSPLGELHNKLPVTLTCSSDANPPVQLFTWYQGEACLPTADKSFHQARQSLTTPTGRNLTISSVTITAEEKGQHCCVARNRHGSQTSTITLRDFKTTSASEYSDSRVVLIGVTIVLLLAIIAVVAVLLKRKQGTSSRQSYALAETTAAEP; encoded by the exons atgGATAAAGACATGTCACAGAGCTGCTGGTTGCTGctcacactctctctgtctctgaaaG GTATTATTGCTGGTGATTGGTCAGTTCATCTTCCAGACAGTCCCATCTGTGCTGTGATTGGTTCCTCGGTGGTTCTCCCTTGTTCCTATGACTACCCCCAAAGTGCTAATAACACCAGCGGAGAGGGGCAGCTCTCTGCTCAG ACCGGAGGTGTTGAGGGACAAGAATACAAAGTTTTGTCTGAGATGTGGTGTCTTGAAGAGAGCCGCTGTATCACACCAAG GTATGTGTTTCACAGTGCTGCTATTTTCCCTGAACCATCCTACCAGAACAGAGTGCAGTACCTGGGGCAGCCAGGAACAAAAAATTGTTCTCTGAGGATTTCTGATCTGAGACGGTCAGACAGTGGAACCTACGTGTTTTATCTTATCACCAACCATCCAACAGAGAAAATGCCAGAGCAGAGAGGCATACAGCTCCTGGTGGCAG ATTCCCCCACTGCAGTGACATCGTCAGCGCATGCTATGAGTGACATAACTGAGGGTGCGACCTTACGTCTGGCCTGCTGCAGCCCTGCAGCCACTTCAACAACACTTTTTAGATGGTACAAGAGCACAAGCACCAGCCCAAGCCACACTGGATTAGTGTGGTACGTGAGTCAAGTTACATCAAATGACTCTGGCGCCTACTACTGTCAGATACGGACAGGAGAAAAAATCCAGAACTCACGAATACTTGCCATTGATGTGCAAT ATGCTCCTCGAAACACTGTTGTCTCAGTCTCTCCTCTTGGGGAGCTCCATAACAAACTTCctgtgactctgacctgtagcagtgatgctaacccaccTGTCCAACTGTTCACCTGGTACCAGGGGGAAGCATGTCTCCCTACAGCAGACAAAAGCTTTCATCAAGCAAGACAATCCTTGACTACACCCACGGGAAGAAACCTAACCATCAGTAGTGTCACTATCACTGCTGAGGAAAAGGGGCAGCACTGCTGTGTAGCACGCAACAGACATGGATCACAGACTTCTACTATAACACTCAGAGATTTCAAAA CAACAAGCGCATCTGAGTATTCAGACAGCAGAGTGGTGCTTATTGGAGTGACCATAGTTTTGCTCCTGGCTATTATAGCCGTAGTTGCTGTCCTCCTGAAAAG gAAACAGGGGACATCCTCACGCCAGTCATATGCACTTGCTGAGACAACGGCTGCAGAACCATAG
- the LOC137130449 gene encoding B-cell receptor CD22-like — translation MEKITAVVVLLILKSGTVSAGWSVTFENPNICAIKGSSVDFRCTYNYTDGETVTKTAWYKGAFKDKIWTRVRLSDFPSYDNRTEYHGDLQHNCSLAIHELQVNDSGYYYFRFDTNKFGQRSKTSVYLSVTGLSAEVHPEQVRAGDKVTLECITQCQSPSIVWFKDGLPLAKPEFRAQAEDSGTYFCAVKGQESLHSDPVALDVQYPPTNVSIDVSHSGSLALGSSVNLTCSSAANPAAENYTWYRRASSSSFLLLVGSGEVLSLQSLEASHTGLYLCQVRNSVGEDNATEVLLTVDRNDINRVILFVGIGLKVVIVVLLPLVVIWAGRKTCKSAVNNKEHSHDYENVSASQENKKFKDKIKDKTVTQKEMYV, via the exons ATGGAGAAGATAACGGCAGTGGTGGTGCTTCTTATCCTAAAGTCAG GAACTGTGAGTGCTGGTTGGTCAGTGACATTTGAAAACCCCAATATTTGTGCCATAAAGGGATCATCAGTGGACTTCAGGTGCACATACAATTACACTGATGGAGAAACCGTAACAAAGACTGCATGGTACAAAGGGGCATTCAAAGATAAGATCTGGACACGTGTTAGGCTCTCTGACTTTCCTTCATATGACAATCGTACTGAGTATCACGGTGACTTGCAGCATAACTGCAGCCTTGCGATTCATGAACTGCAGGTTAATGACAGTGGATATTACTACTTCAGGTTTGATACGAACAAGTTTGGACAGCGTAGTAAAACGTCGGTGTATCTGTCTGTCACAG GGCTGAGTGCTGAAGTGCACCCAGAGCAAGTAAGAGCAGGAGACAAGGTGACTCTGGAATGTATAACCCAATGCCAATCTCCGAGCATAGTATGGTTCAAAGATGGACTTCCACTGGCCAAACCAGAGTTCCGGGCTCAGGCAGAGGATTCTGGGACTTATTTCTGTGCTGTCAAAGGACAGGAATCATTGCATTCAGATCCTGTGGCTCTGGATGTTCAGT ATCCTCCTACAAATGTGTCCATTGACGTGAGTCACTCAGGCAGTCTGGCATTGGGCAGCAGTGTGAATCTGACCTGCAGCAGTGCAGCTAATCCTGCAGCAGAAAACTACACTTGGTACAGGAGGGCTTCTAGCTCCAGCTTCCTGCTCCTGGTGGGCTCAGGGGAGGTGCTGTCTCTTCAGTCTTTAGAGGCGTCCCACACTGGCCTCTATCTCTGTCAAGTCAGGAACAGTGTGGGAGAAGACAACGCAACTGAGGTGCTTCTGACTGTGGATCGAAACGACA TCAACCGTGTCATTCTCTTTGTTGGTATTGGATTGAAAGTTGTTATTGTGGTGCTACTTCCTCTGGTTGTTATCTGGGCCGG GAGAAAGACGTGTAAGTCTGCTGTGAATAACAAG GAGCACAGCCACGATTATGAAAATGTCAGTGCCTcccaagaaaataaaaaatttaaagataaaataaaagataaaactgtTACACAGAAggaaatgtatgtttaa
- the hpn gene encoding serine protease hepsin isoform X2, producing MYAEKVVTEGKMGSRGISLTCVLTPCRVIGVCVTLMTLGAIGAAVWAVVTYCTMEEDTGLYDVQVNSADQHLRVFDSTQRRWRQVCSSSANELLATISCEEVGFISVLNYSVTSVPEASGDGGEFFCVRPEDLSYGKKIKDSLFPCDCESREVLTLLCQDCGRRSFAADRIVGGVDARQGSWPWQVSLQYDGVHQCGGSIISNRWIVSAAHCFPERYRYVNRWRVLLGSIYNKPVNANVVEVKTIVYHSSYLPFVDANIDDNSRDIAVLALTQPLTFNEYIQPICLPAYGQRLIDGQMGTVTGWGNVGYYGHLADVLQEANVPIISDSVCNAPDYYDNQITTSMFCAGYEKGGTDACQVRVYLCLCILL from the exons ATGTATGCCGAAAAAGTTGTAACCGAGGGAAAGATGG ggaGCAGGGGAATCTCTCTGACCTGTGTGTTGACCCCCTGCCGGGTGATTGGTGTGTGCGTGACGTTGATGACCTTGGGAGCCATTGGAGCAGCCGTCTGGGCCGTAG TTACATACTGCACAATGGAAGAAGACACGGGTCTGTATGATG TTCAGGTCAATTCTGCTGACCAACATCTCAGAGTCTTTGACTCCACCCAAAGAAGGTGGCGTCAGGTGTGTTCCTCTTCAGCGAATGAACTGCTTGCAACCATCAGCTGCGAAGAAGTGGGCTTCATCAG TGTGCTGAATTACTCAGTCACATCAGTGCCAGAAGCCAGTGGAGATGGCGGAGAGTTCTTCTGTGTCAGACCAGAAGATCTCAGCTATGGCAAGAAAATCAAAGACTCATTGTTCCCATG CGACTGCGAGAGCAGGGAAGTTCTCACACTGTTGTGCCAAG ACTGTGGCAGGCGTAGTTTTGCAGCAGACCGTATAGTTGGGGGTGTGGATGCCAGGCAGGGCAGCTGGCCTTGGCAGGTCAGCTTGCAGTATGATGGAGTTCATCAGTGTGGAGGGTCCATCATCTCAAACCGCTGGATTGTCTCTGCAGCTCACTGCTTCCCTGA ACGATACCGCTATGTTAATCGCTGGCGTGTGCTGCTGGGCTCCATTTATAATAAACCAGTCAACGCCAATGTGGTGGAGGTCAAGACCATTGTTTATCACAGCAGCTACCTGCCATTTGTGGATGCTAACATTGATGACAACAGCAGGGACATTGCTGTCTTGGCCCTCACCCAGCCACTCACTTTCAATG AATACATACAGCCTATTTGCCTGCCAGCATATGGTCAAAGACTGATAGACGGACAGATGGGAACAGTAACAGGCTGGGGAAATGTAGGATACTATG GTCATCTGGCAGATGTTCTCCAGGAAGCCAATGTCCCAATCATCAGTGACTCTGTCTGTAACGCTCCCGATTACTACGATAATCAGATCACCACCAGCATGTTCTGTGCTGGCTATGAGAAGGGAGGAACTGATGCCTGTCAGGTCCGAGTCTACTTGTGTTTATGCATTCTGCTTTAA